One window of Rasiella rasia genomic DNA carries:
- the rluF gene encoding 23S rRNA pseudouridine(2604) synthase RluF encodes MSHHPDSTRLNKAISDSGYCSRRQADALIEQGRVTLNGTKVSLGDRAMPNDTIEVDGKLITENTNLVYIALNKPVGITCTTDQRVEGNVVDFIGHKERIFHVGRLDKPSEGLLLMTNDGDIVNKILRAGNKHEKEYIVKVDRPITPSFIQKMGNGVPLHELETTTKKCEVEQLSRFVFRIVLIQGLNRQIRRMCDYFGYEVVELKRTRIMNIHLGDLELGAWRDLTPQELGDLKKAVDDSDNSSYVDNIDKKATPRRRRGRR; translated from the coding sequence ATGAGCCATCATCCAGATTCTACAAGATTAAACAAAGCCATTAGCGACAGCGGCTATTGTTCGCGCAGACAAGCAGATGCTCTAATTGAGCAAGGACGTGTAACGCTTAATGGTACTAAAGTTTCATTAGGAGATCGTGCAATGCCCAACGACACAATTGAAGTTGATGGTAAACTTATTACTGAAAATACCAACCTTGTCTACATTGCCCTAAATAAACCAGTAGGAATTACATGTACAACCGACCAACGAGTTGAAGGAAATGTAGTTGATTTTATTGGGCACAAAGAAAGAATTTTTCATGTAGGGCGTTTAGACAAGCCTAGTGAAGGGCTCCTCCTTATGACAAACGACGGAGATATTGTGAATAAAATATTACGTGCCGGTAATAAACATGAGAAAGAATACATTGTAAAAGTAGACCGCCCTATTACTCCTAGCTTTATTCAAAAAATGGGAAATGGTGTACCGCTACATGAATTAGAAACTACCACAAAGAAATGTGAAGTAGAACAACTAAGTCGTTTTGTTTTTAGAATTGTTCTTATTCAAGGACTCAATAGGCAAATACGTCGTATGTGTGATTATTTTGGATACGAAGTTGTTGAGTTAAAGCGAACGCGGATTATGAATATTCATTTAGGTGATTTAGAGCTGGGTGCATGGCGTGATTTAACTCCCCAAGAATTAGGTGACCTTAAAAAAGCTGTAGATGATTCTGACAACAGTTCTTACGTAGATAACATTGATAAAAAAGCTACTCCAAGACGAAGACGCGGTAGACGATAA
- a CDS encoding TerB family tellurite resistance protein: protein MNKEQKSLISDLILIAKADDKITHGEYDFIQRIAERIGVTPKEVDELFHDPLPTKATFTELERITHFHRMVLLMNVDGETHEKEVQLLREFGLELGLRPGAVDQILVAMERYEHKIIPSQELLQIFNTYYN, encoded by the coding sequence ATGAATAAAGAGCAAAAATCTTTAATAAGTGATCTAATTCTTATCGCGAAGGCAGATGATAAGATTACACATGGCGAATATGACTTCATTCAGCGTATTGCAGAACGAATAGGTGTTACTCCAAAAGAAGTAGATGAACTCTTTCATGACCCATTACCAACAAAAGCAACTTTTACAGAATTAGAGCGTATTACGCATTTTCATAGAATGGTGTTATTAATGAATGTAGATGGTGAGACTCATGAAAAAGAAGTACAACTGTTGCGTGAGTTTGGACTGGAGTTAGGGTTAAGACCTGGCGCGGTAGATCAGATATTGGTTGCTATGGAGCGGTATGAACATAAAATTATCCCGTCTCAAGAGTTACTGCAAATTTTCAATACCTATTACAATTAA
- a CDS encoding Hsp20/alpha crystallin family protein: MKTVRRNSTVFPSIFEGLFTENRLDVPNYEKFSIPAVNISEKSTNFVLEIAIPGIDKNDIAIEVEENTLTVSSREELKQSDEKEKNEDSKFTHKEFYFGKFKRVFTLPETANSKEINAAYNAGILTITVPKMEKKVLKKMVEIS; the protein is encoded by the coding sequence ATGAAAACAGTTAGAAGAAATAGTACGGTTTTTCCTTCAATTTTTGAAGGTTTATTTACTGAAAATAGATTGGACGTGCCTAATTATGAAAAATTTAGCATTCCAGCCGTCAATATATCGGAAAAAAGCACGAATTTTGTTCTAGAAATTGCTATCCCTGGTATTGATAAAAACGATATCGCGATTGAAGTTGAAGAGAACACATTAACAGTGTCTTCAAGAGAAGAGCTTAAACAATCTGACGAGAAAGAAAAGAACGAAGATTCTAAATTCACACATAAGGAATTTTACTTCGGAAAGTTTAAAAGAGTGTTTACGCTGCCTGAAACAGCAAATTCGAAAGAAATTAATGCCGCTTATAACGCTGGTATCTTGACGATTACAGTTCCAAAAATGGAAAAGAAAGTCTTGAAAAAAATGGTTGAGATTTCATAA
- a CDS encoding GH3 family domain-containing protein, with product MAILGSIIKGAIDLRDSLTAESSPVKEQQEVLQTLLKTAQDTAFGKYYGFSKILESENVAKTFAEKVPFFDYHEMKEQWWNQTIDGLEDITWPGKPSYFALSSGTTGKTSKRIPVTDAMIQAIKDTGTKQVGALANFDLPTDFFEKEIMMLGSSTDLSQRDEFLEGEISGITASTIPFWFKGYYKPGEDIAKIDDWDTRVATIAKRAKQWDIGALSGIPSWMELMMKEVINYHDAKTIHDVWPNLQVYTSGGVAFQPYEKSFRQLCNRDITVIDTYLASEGFIAFQQRPETTSMKLVTDGGIYFEFVPFQPEFIQEDGSISQDAPVVQLDEVVLDQDYVLIISTVSGAWRYLIGDTIAFTDIDKAEIIITGRTKFFLNVVGSQLSVNKMDTALREMETKFDIEIPEFTLAAVKINNEFYHHWYVGTNGSIDEEEFANALDATLKEANKNYSVARGKALKGVKVTAVSPEVFYEWNGKNKKKGGQVKMARVMGEEKFEEWELFAKEQ from the coding sequence ATGGCGATTTTAGGTTCTATAATTAAGGGAGCGATAGACCTTCGAGATAGTTTAACAGCAGAATCTTCTCCTGTAAAAGAACAGCAGGAAGTGTTGCAAACCTTACTTAAAACAGCTCAAGATACTGCGTTTGGTAAGTATTATGGTTTCTCTAAAATTTTAGAATCTGAAAATGTCGCAAAGACATTTGCTGAAAAAGTCCCGTTTTTCGATTACCATGAGATGAAAGAGCAGTGGTGGAACCAAACTATCGATGGTTTAGAAGATATAACATGGCCAGGGAAGCCGTCTTATTTTGCTTTAAGTAGTGGTACTACTGGAAAAACTAGCAAACGTATTCCAGTTACCGATGCAATGATTCAAGCAATAAAAGATACGGGTACCAAGCAAGTTGGAGCATTGGCAAACTTCGATCTACCAACAGATTTCTTTGAAAAGGAAATCATGATGTTGGGAAGTTCTACCGATCTAAGCCAACGAGATGAGTTTTTGGAGGGAGAAATAAGTGGTATTACAGCCAGTACCATTCCTTTTTGGTTTAAAGGTTACTATAAACCTGGAGAGGACATTGCTAAAATTGACGATTGGGACACTCGTGTTGCTACCATAGCGAAGCGGGCAAAACAATGGGATATTGGTGCCTTAAGCGGAATCCCATCATGGATGGAACTTATGATGAAAGAGGTAATCAACTATCACGATGCTAAAACAATTCACGATGTCTGGCCAAACCTTCAGGTGTATACCAGCGGAGGTGTTGCATTTCAACCATATGAAAAAAGTTTTAGACAGCTATGCAATAGAGATATTACTGTTATTGACACCTATTTAGCTTCAGAAGGGTTTATAGCTTTTCAGCAGCGACCAGAAACAACCTCTATGAAGTTAGTTACCGATGGAGGTATTTATTTTGAATTTGTACCATTTCAACCAGAATTTATTCAAGAAGACGGATCTATAAGTCAAGATGCTCCCGTAGTTCAACTAGATGAGGTTGTTTTAGACCAAGATTATGTGCTCATCATTTCTACGGTCTCTGGCGCGTGGCGCTATTTAATTGGCGATACAATTGCTTTTACCGATATTGATAAAGCTGAAATTATAATTACTGGAAGGACTAAGTTCTTTTTAAACGTTGTTGGTTCTCAACTTTCAGTAAATAAAATGGACACCGCACTACGAGAAATGGAAACTAAATTTGATATTGAAATTCCAGAATTTACGTTGGCTGCGGTTAAAATTAATAACGAATTTTATCATCATTGGTATGTTGGAACTAATGGTTCGATTGATGAAGAAGAATTTGCCAATGCATTAGACGCAACCTTAAAAGAGGCGAATAAAAATTATAGTGTTGCGCGTGGTAAGGCATTAAAAGGGGTGAAAGTAACAGCTGTTTCACCTGAAGTCTTTTACGAGTGGAATGGAAAAAATAAGAAGAAGGGTGGTCAAGTGAAAATGGCACGCGTAATGGGAGAGGAAAAATTTGAGGAGTGGGAACTCTTTGCAAAAGAGCAATAG
- a CDS encoding gliding motility-associated C-terminal domain-containing protein — protein sequence MQKHYLLAFFICLTAFATAQQIGQFQQYNGRFDYTAIGNTLNTEENGGSSTCEILTESSATLTLEPGQTVVAAALYWAGSGDGDLNVTLNGTPITASRNFEVDFLAGSGTKFNYFAAYADVTAIVNANGNGTYTLSDLDLTDAIQAFCAINGGNATNFGGWAMYVIYEDATLPLNQIILFDGLEGVFQTNPEINILLENLNVLDNTGAKIGFLAWEGDRNIAVTETLSINGNILSNEPLNPANNQFNGTNTFTNSEVLFNMDLDFYNIENNIQPGDTTAAIQVTSGQDLVLINNIITVLNVELPDATMVIDSVSGIDACDDRDITLEYTVFNVNSTGELPANTPISFYANSILIGQSETTTILPIDGSESGTIDLTIPEGIPADFLLSAFVDDAGGGVSTVNELDESNNGFSVDVHLFVSPDVSSLENLEQCDVVGTEIFDLTDATTSVTDADIITYHLTEDDAQNNTDPIANPETYENPENPQTIWIRASNPDCFVVASFTVEVIICPLPDATIAITNDLNACRQRDLTIEYTVFNTLGTAPLPAATPIAFYLNGQLVAQAATQNVIPEGGSEPGILELTIADTVPNTFTLLLVVDDDGTGNGFVFELDDTNNEFLITVVFGSIPPIGALPDLLECDEGFDMATFNLTEQNDLISTDPNDTITYFTNEEDAIANLNAIQDPEQYVNSIDPQRIFVRLENVICFATSSFLLTTENCEPTIPQGFSPNDDGFNDVFEISNLLNIFTDFKLQIYSRQGNLIYEGNNDDGFWDGTPNTGLLVQNKIVPVGTYYYVLQLNDPQFPDAYLGFVYINY from the coding sequence ATGCAAAAACACTACCTTCTCGCGTTCTTTATTTGCCTTACCGCATTTGCAACAGCACAACAAATTGGTCAGTTTCAACAATACAATGGTCGTTTTGATTATACCGCAATAGGAAATACCCTAAATACAGAGGAAAATGGAGGTTCTTCCACATGCGAAATTTTAACCGAAAGTAGCGCAACACTTACTTTAGAACCAGGACAAACTGTGGTTGCAGCGGCACTCTATTGGGCAGGTTCTGGCGATGGTGATTTAAATGTAACACTTAATGGAACTCCGATAACCGCTAGCCGTAATTTTGAAGTTGATTTTTTGGCTGGTAGCGGAACTAAATTTAATTATTTTGCAGCGTATGCAGATGTAACTGCAATTGTAAACGCAAACGGAAATGGAACCTACACCCTATCTGATCTTGATTTAACAGATGCCATACAAGCCTTTTGTGCAATAAATGGAGGAAATGCCACCAATTTTGGTGGGTGGGCAATGTATGTAATTTATGAAGATGCAACGCTTCCCCTTAACCAGATTATTTTATTTGATGGCTTAGAAGGAGTCTTTCAGACCAATCCAGAAATAAATATTCTGTTAGAAAACCTAAACGTATTAGATAATACAGGTGCCAAAATAGGCTTTCTCGCTTGGGAAGGAGATAGAAACATTGCTGTTACCGAAACCTTATCGATAAACGGAAATATTTTAAGCAACGAACCTCTTAATCCTGCCAACAACCAATTTAATGGAACCAACACTTTTACCAATTCTGAGGTGTTGTTTAATATGGATTTAGATTTCTATAATATTGAGAATAACATACAACCAGGAGATACAACTGCCGCGATACAAGTAACATCTGGCCAAGATTTAGTTCTCATAAATAACATCATTACTGTACTTAATGTAGAGCTTCCAGACGCCACTATGGTTATAGATTCTGTTAGCGGAATTGACGCTTGTGACGATAGAGATATAACATTAGAATACACTGTATTTAATGTAAATAGCACTGGCGAACTCCCAGCAAATACACCTATTTCCTTTTATGCAAACAGCATACTTATTGGTCAGTCTGAAACTACAACTATTTTACCAATAGATGGTTCTGAAAGTGGCACTATCGACTTAACAATCCCTGAAGGTATACCAGCCGATTTTCTTTTAAGCGCCTTTGTAGATGATGCTGGAGGCGGAGTTAGTACCGTGAATGAACTTGATGAAAGCAACAATGGATTTTCAGTAGATGTGCATTTATTTGTTTCTCCAGATGTTTCAAGTCTGGAAAATTTAGAACAGTGCGATGTGGTGGGTACTGAAATTTTCGACCTTACAGATGCTACTACAAGTGTAACAGATGCAGACATTATAACCTATCACCTAACGGAAGATGATGCTCAAAATAACACAGACCCAATAGCAAATCCTGAAACCTATGAAAATCCAGAAAACCCGCAAACTATTTGGATTCGCGCCTCAAACCCCGATTGCTTCGTGGTAGCTAGCTTTACCGTTGAAGTAATTATTTGTCCGCTACCCGATGCTACAATTGCAATCACCAACGATTTAAATGCTTGTAGACAACGAGACTTAACGATTGAATACACTGTTTTTAATACACTAGGAACAGCGCCATTACCCGCTGCAACTCCTATTGCGTTTTACTTAAACGGGCAACTAGTTGCACAAGCAGCAACTCAAAATGTTATTCCAGAAGGAGGTAGTGAACCAGGGATTTTAGAACTAACGATTGCAGACACAGTACCCAATACATTTACATTGCTCTTAGTCGTAGATGATGACGGCACTGGGAATGGTTTTGTTTTTGAGTTAGATGACACCAACAATGAATTTTTAATTACAGTAGTTTTTGGAAGCATCCCTCCTATTGGTGCTCTTCCCGATTTATTAGAATGTGATGAAGGTTTTGATATGGCTACGTTTAATCTTACCGAACAAAATGACCTCATCTCAACAGATCCGAACGATACCATCACCTATTTTACGAACGAAGAAGATGCAATTGCCAATTTAAACGCCATACAAGATCCAGAACAATATGTAAACAGTATCGATCCTCAACGAATCTTTGTGCGGTTAGAAAACGTCATCTGCTTTGCGACGAGCTCATTTCTATTAACCACAGAAAATTGTGAACCTACCATACCTCAAGGTTTCTCACCTAATGATGACGGATTTAATGATGTTTTTGAAATTAGTAACCTTCTCAACATTTTTACCGATTTTAAACTTCAAATCTACAGTCGGCAGGGTAACCTAATCTATGAAGGCAATAATGACGATGGTTTTTGGGATGGAACACCAAATACAGGATTGCTCGTTCAAAATAAGATTGTTCCGGTTGGGACCTACTATTATGTGTTGCAGCTTAACGACCCACAATTTCCAGATGCATATTTAGGATTTGTGTATATCAATTATTAA
- the sucC gene encoding ADP-forming succinate--CoA ligase subunit beta, translated as MNLHEYQGKEILHSFGVEIQRGKVATTPAEAVEAAKQLTEETGTGWHVIKAQVHAGGRGKGGGVKLAKNLQEVEEIAGQIIGMNLITPQTSAEGKKVHQVLIAEDVYYPGDSEPEEFYISVLLNRATGKNMIMYSTEGGMDIETVAEATPHLIFTEEIDPAVGLMPFQARRVAFNLGLSGQAFKQMTKFVSALYKAYINSDSSMFEINPVLKTSDDKIIAVDAKVSIDDNALFRRKEYEAMRDIREENAVEVEAKAVGLSYVDLDGNVGCMVNGAGLAMATMDLIKQAGGEPANFLDVGGTADAERVEIAFNLILKDPNVKAILVNIFGGIVRCDRVAQGIVDAYKNMGTINVPIIVRLQGTNADIAKELIDNSGLDVQSAIEFQEAADKVQAVLA; from the coding sequence ATGAATTTACACGAATATCAAGGAAAAGAAATATTACACAGTTTTGGAGTAGAAATCCAGCGAGGAAAAGTAGCTACTACTCCCGCAGAAGCTGTTGAAGCTGCTAAGCAACTTACCGAAGAAACAGGTACTGGCTGGCATGTAATTAAGGCACAAGTACACGCCGGTGGACGTGGTAAAGGTGGTGGTGTAAAGCTGGCAAAAAACCTTCAAGAAGTTGAAGAAATTGCTGGTCAGATTATTGGGATGAACTTGATTACACCGCAAACGAGTGCAGAAGGTAAGAAAGTACACCAAGTACTAATAGCTGAAGATGTATATTATCCAGGAGATAGTGAGCCAGAAGAGTTCTACATTAGCGTACTTTTAAATCGCGCTACAGGTAAAAACATGATTATGTATTCTACCGAAGGAGGTATGGATATAGAAACAGTTGCTGAAGCTACTCCGCACCTTATTTTCACAGAAGAAATTGATCCGGCCGTTGGCTTAATGCCTTTTCAAGCGAGACGAGTGGCGTTTAACTTAGGGTTGAGCGGACAGGCATTCAAACAAATGACGAAGTTTGTTTCTGCATTGTATAAAGCCTATATCAATAGCGATTCTTCTATGTTTGAAATTAATCCAGTACTTAAAACTAGTGACGATAAAATTATTGCCGTAGATGCAAAAGTAAGTATCGATGATAATGCGCTTTTCCGTAGAAAAGAATACGAAGCAATGCGCGATATTAGAGAAGAAAATGCGGTAGAGGTAGAGGCAAAGGCTGTAGGGTTAAGCTATGTAGACCTAGACGGAAATGTTGGGTGTATGGTAAATGGTGCAGGTCTGGCTATGGCAACAATGGATTTAATTAAGCAAGCAGGTGGTGAGCCAGCAAACTTCCTTGATGTGGGTGGAACGGCAGACGCAGAGCGTGTAGAAATTGCTTTCAACCTTATTCTAAAGGATCCAAACGTAAAAGCAATTCTAGTAAATATCTTTGGAGGTATTGTACGTTGCGATCGTGTTGCACAAGGTATTGTAGATGCTTATAAAAACATGGGGACTATTAACGTACCAATTATTGTGCGTTTACAAGGAACCAATGCAGATATTGCAAAAGAACTTATTGATAATAGTGGATTGGATGTGCAAAGCGCCATCGAATTTCAAGAAGCAGCAGATAAAGTACAAGCTGTACTTGCCTAA
- the uvrB gene encoding excinuclease ABC subunit UvrB: MKFELVSDFKPTGDQPTAIKSLVEGIESGEKYQTLLGVTGSGKTFTAANVVATVQKPTLVLAHNKTLAAQLYTEFKQFFPNNAVEYFVSYYDYYQPEAFIPTSGTYIEKDLSINEDIEKLRLSTTSSLLSGRRDVLVVASVSCLYGIGNPLEFQKNKIILTKEQILSRTKLLHQLVQSLYSRTEAEFHNGRFRIKGDTVDVFPGHGEQAFRIHFFGDEIEDIEAFNPQTNEVIEKYDRLTIYPANMFVTSPDVLQNAIRSIQDDLVKQVDYFKEIGKHLEAKRLDERTNFDLEMIRELGYCSGIENYSRYLDQRLPGTRPFCLLDYFPDDYLMLVDESHVSIPQVGAMYGGDRSRKENLVEYGFRLPAAMDNRPLKFEEFEAIQNQVIYVSATPADYELEKTDGVYVEQIIRPTGLLDPPIEIRPSLNQIDDLLEEIQQRVEKDERVLVTTLTKRMAEELTKYMTRVSIRCRYIHSDVDTLERVEIMQDLRLGVFDVLVGVNLLREGLDLPEVSLVAILDADKEGFLRSNRSLTQTVGRAARHINGKAIMYADKITKSMQATIDGTNYRREKQIAYNAANNITPQAIKKSFENALTKKKVERYTFDTAESLAAETENEYLTKPQIEKKIRDTRKEMEKAAKELDFMMAAKLRDKIKVFQEQLANV, encoded by the coding sequence ATGAAATTTGAACTTGTATCTGACTTTAAACCTACGGGAGACCAACCTACAGCTATTAAATCTCTTGTTGAAGGAATTGAAAGCGGGGAAAAATACCAAACCTTACTTGGAGTGACTGGAAGTGGTAAAACATTTACCGCCGCTAATGTAGTGGCAACTGTCCAAAAACCAACCTTGGTCCTTGCGCACAATAAGACATTGGCCGCACAATTATACACCGAGTTTAAACAATTTTTCCCGAACAACGCAGTAGAGTATTTTGTATCGTATTATGATTATTACCAACCTGAAGCATTTATACCCACTAGCGGCACATACATAGAAAAAGACCTTTCTATTAATGAAGATATCGAAAAACTACGTCTCAGCACGACGTCATCACTGTTATCTGGGCGTCGAGATGTGCTGGTAGTTGCTTCTGTTTCTTGTCTCTACGGAATAGGAAACCCATTAGAATTTCAGAAGAATAAAATCATCCTTACAAAAGAACAAATACTATCTCGCACCAAATTATTACATCAACTCGTACAAAGCTTGTATTCGAGAACTGAAGCAGAATTCCACAACGGAAGATTTCGAATTAAAGGAGATACCGTAGATGTTTTTCCTGGTCATGGTGAGCAAGCTTTTAGAATACATTTCTTTGGAGATGAAATAGAAGATATAGAAGCATTTAATCCGCAGACCAATGAGGTGATAGAAAAGTATGACCGACTTACAATTTACCCAGCCAATATGTTTGTAACCTCTCCCGATGTGTTGCAAAATGCTATTAGAAGTATTCAAGACGATTTGGTAAAACAAGTAGACTATTTTAAAGAAATTGGAAAGCATTTAGAGGCCAAACGACTGGATGAACGAACTAATTTCGATTTAGAAATGATACGTGAATTAGGGTATTGTAGTGGTATTGAAAATTACTCGCGCTACCTAGATCAACGCCTGCCAGGAACACGACCCTTTTGTTTGCTAGATTATTTTCCGGATGATTATTTAATGTTGGTAGATGAAAGTCATGTTTCAATTCCTCAAGTTGGAGCCATGTATGGTGGCGATCGCTCAAGAAAAGAAAATCTGGTTGAATATGGTTTTAGACTACCAGCTGCAATGGACAACAGACCGCTGAAGTTTGAAGAATTTGAAGCCATACAAAACCAAGTAATCTACGTAAGTGCAACTCCTGCAGACTACGAATTAGAAAAAACCGACGGTGTATATGTTGAGCAAATTATTAGACCTACAGGTTTATTAGATCCGCCCATTGAGATTAGACCAAGTTTAAATCAGATAGATGATTTGTTGGAAGAAATACAGCAGCGCGTAGAAAAAGATGAGCGTGTTTTGGTTACCACACTCACCAAAAGAATGGCCGAAGAACTTACTAAATATATGACACGTGTTAGTATTCGCTGTAGGTACATTCATAGTGATGTAGATACCTTAGAGCGTGTAGAAATAATGCAAGATCTTCGCTTAGGAGTGTTTGATGTATTGGTTGGTGTTAACCTACTTAGGGAGGGACTTGATTTACCAGAAGTTTCGTTGGTGGCAATTTTAGATGCTGACAAGGAAGGTTTTTTAAGAAGCAACCGTTCTTTAACACAGACCGTAGGGCGTGCAGCCAGACATATTAATGGTAAAGCTATTATGTATGCAGATAAAATCACTAAAAGTATGCAGGCTACTATTGACGGCACCAATTATCGTAGGGAAAAACAAATTGCATATAATGCAGCAAATAACATTACTCCACAGGCCATTAAAAAGAGCTTCGAAAATGCATTGACTAAAAAGAAAGTAGAACGCTATACGTTTGACACTGCAGAAAGTCTCGCCGCAGAAACAGAAAATGAATATCTCACAAAACCGCAAATTGAAAAGAAAATTAGGGATACCCGCAAAGAGATGGAGAAGGCAGCTAAAGAATTAGACTTTATGATGGCAGCAAAATTAAGGGATAAAATTAAAGTGTTTCAAGAGCAGCTAGCTAATGTTTAG
- a CDS encoding DUF2254 domain-containing protein, with product MKKLYLRLKSFFNTIQGKIAFYPTLLALIGFNFSFLMVWLEGLGISKKIVSNFPQLMIEDGDTVLTLISVCIGGLISMMVFSFSMVMLLLSQASSNFSPRLLPGLISDKKNQLILGTYLATIIYLIFILFSIEPDDKKYTLPGLSILLGIIMTLVCLGAFIYFIHNMSQSIQINNILDSIFYKSKGRLMKTIEAEKNVENSRAGAFPSTENWYSYTTKKSGYFQNISIQNILDICKEEKTRIYLAIPKGFFVLQHVPFILSEKKLEEDTLRKIIDNINFARGEFVEDNYVLAFKQITEIAVKAMSPGVNDPGTAVNAIDYLTELFALRMLKHDNALYMETDKVLLKINTVDFNELIYTSMASLRTYCKHDPVLVEKLLRMLQYLVSQENSALKSYNIAVSNEIHTLLKDAKASITNKKDYKRIKKLANN from the coding sequence ATGAAGAAGCTATACTTAAGACTTAAATCCTTTTTTAACACCATTCAGGGTAAGATTGCGTTTTACCCAACGCTCTTAGCACTCATAGGATTTAATTTTTCCTTTCTAATGGTGTGGTTAGAAGGATTGGGAATTTCTAAAAAAATAGTTTCTAATTTTCCGCAGTTAATGATTGAAGATGGAGATACGGTGCTCACACTTATAAGTGTTTGTATTGGAGGATTAATCTCTATGATGGTTTTTAGCTTTTCTATGGTAATGCTCTTGCTAAGTCAAGCATCGAGTAATTTCTCTCCACGCTTGCTACCCGGACTTATTAGTGATAAAAAGAATCAGCTTATCCTTGGCACGTACTTAGCCACAATTATATACCTTATTTTTATTTTGTTTTCTATAGAGCCAGATGACAAAAAATATACGTTACCTGGGCTCTCTATTCTACTTGGAATTATCATGACTCTGGTTTGTCTTGGAGCATTTATTTATTTTATTCATAACATGTCGCAAAGCATTCAGATAAATAATATTCTTGACTCAATCTTCTACAAATCGAAAGGTCGGCTTATGAAAACAATTGAAGCCGAAAAAAATGTAGAAAATTCACGAGCAGGGGCTTTTCCGAGTACAGAAAATTGGTACAGTTATACTACTAAAAAGAGCGGCTATTTTCAAAACATATCTATTCAAAATATCTTAGACATTTGTAAAGAAGAAAAAACAAGAATATATCTTGCTATTCCAAAGGGCTTTTTTGTTCTTCAGCATGTACCCTTTATACTTTCAGAAAAAAAGCTAGAGGAAGATACATTACGTAAAATAATAGACAATATCAATTTTGCCCGAGGCGAGTTTGTTGAAGACAATTATGTGCTGGCCTTTAAACAAATTACTGAAATTGCCGTAAAAGCCATGTCGCCAGGAGTAAACGACCCTGGAACTGCCGTGAATGCTATAGATTATCTTACCGAACTTTTTGCTTTACGCATGCTGAAACATGACAACGCATTATACATGGAGACAGACAAGGTGTTGCTAAAAATTAATACAGTAGATTTCAACGAATTAATATATACCAGCATGGCTTCATTACGAACCTATTGTAAGCACGACCCTGTGCTTGTAGAAAAATTACTTCGTATGCTCCAGTATTTAGTAAGTCAAGAAAATAGTGCACTTAAGAGTTATAATATAGCTGTTAGCAATGAAATACACACACTATTAAAGGATGCGAAAGCTTCAATTACCAACAAAAAAGATTATAAGCGAATAAAAAAATTGGCTAACAATTAA